The Solanum pennellii chromosome 7, SPENNV200 DNA segment TTGTTAGTTTTTGAGAGAAGACACGAGCTCTCCAGGTTGGATCAATAATCAGCTTCCCAATCAGGCAAATCAGATGGGAGGGACATATCTTGATTCTTAGTTTTGTAATCTAATATGGATTTTGGtcttaattaaaacaaaaatatacaaatacagatTTTGGTACCAACAgaagtttttttctttatcttgaTATGTGCTGGAGATGCCAGAAATGGAGCAATTCAGATGCTGGTGATGTTTTAAAACAATATAATGTACCAGATTGGCCTTTTATTGCTACATATTTAATAAGTGAGGCAAGCCTCATGAAGTCTTCAAGATGGAGCAACTACATATCTGCCTTGCCTAGGCAGCCTTACTCTCTCTTATACTGGTAAGCCTCTTCCACTGATTTTGGTGTCCTCCAAATCTTGTTAAGACTTGAGACTTCTTCCTTTACAACGTAAATGGTACATGCTCAATAAGTCCCCCTACAGCTTCTCCATGTCTTTTCAGGACTCAATCAGAGTTAGATAGGTACTTGGAAGCATCACAAATAAGACAGCGGGCAGTTGAAAGGATAAATAACGTCATTGGAACGTAAGGCTTCTTTACTCAATTTCTCAGATGTTATAATTTGAGCTAgttttagggtgtgtttggtatgaaggaaaatgttatccatggaaaatgttttcttggaaaacaagtagattttggacttattttctcatgtttggttggtgagcagaaaatattttccggaaatgattttagtgtttgatttatgaatgaaaaatgtttttgaaagacatcttttatttttactagagtagaaaataatttatgaaattgaaaatcttttttaaaaacaatttttatttggggTGATGGTCGGGGGAGGGGAGGGGGtaggagtgaaaaaataaaaatttgaactttatagtattttttttttaaaaaaataatttNNNNNNNNNNNNNNNNNNNNNNNNNNNNNNNNNNNNNNNNNNNNNNNNNNNNNNNNNNNNNNNNNNNNNNNNNNNNNNNNNNNNTGGGTGGGTGGGTGGTGGGGAGGGGGGGTCAGGGATcgggtaaaaaaaataaaattttaaaattgaatttttttaaaaaaaattgttgtttttcccaaaaaatggAAGTTAAAATTGtaggagagttttggaaaatgttttccttaatttttgaagggaagtcatttaattttgaggaaaatgagttgatttggaaaacattttccaaaacttttgtctcaaccaaacatgagaaacaCACTCTTAAGCCTACTTCTTTTTCGGAAAAAATACTTTTGGTCACTCTATTATTAGCTTCTGTTCTCGCGACATTGATGGCGGAGACAAGATTTTTTCACTAAGGAGGTTCAAACTATTAAGAATAAACACGCGAAGAAGCCAAAGGAGATTAACATTTACTATatgcattaattttttatttttttcgaacaatgtataaacataatttaacaATGTCCGCTGAAGGGGGTTCATCCCCTACTGGCTCCACTCCCACGTGACAGACACCTGATTAGGAACACATTACCCTGATTATTTGTAATGTCTCATTGGTCTCTCCACTAACACATTCCTGCAAAAGCACATGGACTTGACTATTTAGTATATGGCCATTGCATGCTTCAGTAAGGGTGGGCTGTTTTAATGAGGAGGAAGATAATCAATTGAGGTCAGAAGAATGAACAACATGCCAAATAAACTACAATCTTCATGACACAAAGAAAAAGTACCAAAAATACCACACATTTAGCATATGATGCTACAGTCACATTGCATAATAGTATATTTGTTCATTGGATTTGCAAGAATCTGTCGCTACGGGACCAAAAGTGAACAACCAAAATAATTGAATGTTAAACATGATTAGTCGGATACCACAAGGATTACAGCTGAACTTGTCAAAAGCTGAAGAAAAGTAAGGTTGTATAGTTCATTTAGTTTCATCGAGAGAAGTTGTGTTCATTTGCTTTTCAACGTTGTCTACTTGTCTTGCTAACTATTATTTGTTTCATGATCTTTGATGCAGGTACAATGACTTAAGGCTCAGAATATTTTCCAAGCATCCTGATTTATTTCCTGAAGAGGTACATAAATATAATGGCCAGCTAATATTTGAGTCCGGATAGAATTCATCTGTTtgtcatatatttttgtttcttggGGGTAACAATTGTCTATGTAAAGTAATAAGTTTTCACATTTCCTggagtttattttatataatctaCTTTTGGCTTCAAATTGGATGACTACATAGTCGTGTGGTAATGTTGATTTGATTCTGTATCAAGAACCATATTCTTGGACCAAGTGGAGCAATCAAAAGGTCAAGCTTCTTTTCAACTGACTGCTTGTTTCACAATAAACCATCATACTTCCATCTTGAAATAAGAGGTTTATAAATGAATTCTGCACAATATAGATCATCAGACTGCTTCTTATATTCACCAAGATCAGCACTTCCTAGAACTGATTGGACGTGTTGTGGAAAGAACGTACTCCTGCAAGTACTTTGGTTGTCTGGAGAAGTTGAGAGATGCATTATTGTTATACAATTAACTAGAAAGTGGAGACTTTACACAGCCTATTGctaatttttgtttattcagtgtcataatatttattaaaacaaTCTGCTGCATGTTAATGCAGATATTCAACATAGAGACTTTCAACTGGTCATTTGGAATTCTCTTCTCACGTTTGGTGAGTTACATACATGGTAGTCACAAAATTTGCTTGTCCTGTGATTTGTGCTGTCATTCATGTTTAGGCATCACAGGAAAAACTTGTACAATTGAGTGCAAAAACCATGATGGGGGTGTCTTTTGAGAAATGGtataccaaaaagaaaaagagattgTGTCATCACTCTTGTGCTCGATGCAGAAGATCTACTTCATGAGAAACTATGCGGTGTTACCTAAATTTCTTTGTGTGTTAACCACAGGTCAGGTTACCCTCTATGGATGGAAGAGTTGCGTTGGTTCCTTGGGCAGATATGTTGAATCATAATTGTGAGGTTGTGAATAACACTTCTCTGAGAATGTCTGTACTTGACATATTTGACACAACTGTTTCTGATTTCTTCAGATATTTTAATTGTTCAAGGTGGAAACATTTCTTGACTATGATAAATCATCGCAAGGAATCGTCTTTACAACAGACAGGGCATATCTGCCAGGTGAGCAGGTACACATTATtctgatttttcaaaaatgattaGCTAAATTAATGTATTCCCAAAATTACTATTCCCCCTCCTTAAAAGTCAATAGTGAACTCAAATTAGAAAATTACCGCCCTGTGTCTTAGAGATTACCATAGACTAACAATATTCTGATTAACCTAGCTGAACCGAAATCTTTTTAGCACACcctttgtcatgccccgagacTACCCCCTAGATGCAACACGGTGCTTAGAGCCACAAGTGACCCAAGCTAACCTCATAGCATGACACTAAGAATAGCATAAATCCACGATAGAGGATAACTGAACGTGAAGCTAACTGACATAGTCTAACAACTCAATAGACAAAATATTTGAGTACATATAAGTGGAAGTCTAAACTATCTGTCTGAAATCCTCTACTACTGTGAGTTGCTAGGACAAGCCCATAGCTAACTCCAAATATTTGAACCTTAAAGTAATAATTGAAtgaaaatgtaagtgttgtcctcGGAGAGATGAGGACTCACCGATACGGCTGACTAGAGATAGTACTAACAGCGAGCTGGATACTGAGCATCAGAACCTATATTATCAAACAATATAGGCAGAAGGTATGTGGTTGGGGACTGATCATGAAGAAATACTTATTTACAAAGAAAAACCCACGAAGATTATAGAAAGTTCTAACTTGTAGGAATCATAAACTTGAGAAATTGGGGTTCTCTTGGGACTCAATGGTTGAAGGGATACTCATTgatgaaatcccacatacctagaCTTGTAATTTTGGCTTGATTCCTTCAGTGGGGACTTGAAGCTTGGAACCCTGGTTCTTACTTTGGGAGAAAACTTGAGAGAGAAGAAACTTTGATTTGGGAGAGTTAGGAGAGAATGGGAGGCTAGGGTCACTAGGAATCACTTAATCCCACTTAGAATAGGTCAAACAACATCGTATAGAAATCAAAAGAGTGGAAAAAGACCGAATTAACTATGATTTAAAACTGACGGAGGCCATCTATGGATGCCTTCCATGGTCGGTATATCACTCCACGGTCCGTGGCAGTGCTCGTAAATGGAAAGGAAATTCTGAGTTATGAGGGTCAACTCCCCAGACTCTTCTCCGGTCCACAGAACTCTATACGGGGCTGTACAACTACTTGTAAAGATAGGGAATTATGGGGGTTTGACGTCTTGTATACAGACCAATCTACAACCCGTGATAACTTCTATGGTCCTCAGAATGCTCCGTGAACCTTTCTAAGAAATTTTCCAATCTTGAGCTCTAGTCTATGGATCCCATCAGTCTGTGAATGGGTCTGTACTGAGTATGTAAGATAATGCATGATAAAATGATAACTGAACATGAAGTATTTGTAAAACATGCTGACGAAATGACCATCGTAATTATCGATTTTTGACTGAAACATAACATAAACACCAGCTCTGCTGATGCAATCACAAGTACAAGCTTGATCAATCTCATTGCTGATAAAACATCTCATACAAATAATACAAAAGCAATAAATTACTATTACAACAAACACATGACAAATTAATTAGCAAGATAAACAGTAAAATGTAACTGAGTCTTCACACCATCTATTTGTTGATTTGCAGCTGAAGAAGTCTTGATAGTAGCAAATCCCTTAGCATTTACATACTTTCCAGTACCACCCATGATAGTAAGATGTGATTGAAAATCTCTCAACTCTGTGAACCCCAAAGAAGCTCAAACTATCACGATAACTTCCACTATGAAACATTACTGTAAATGCCATAGTTCCGGCTAGTTTCATCTTCTGAACTAGAAATGTAAAATCCTTGAGATTTTCCAACTACGCCTGAGTTGAGTTCATGACCTTCTGTTAATTCGTCGTCGAATACTGTCATTGTACCAAACATGAGTTTTTGGAAAGTTACTCCTGATCCTAATTGAGCCATGTTTAGGGCAGGGTATCCGTCACCTCCACCGCTGATGTTGTTGTTACCGTTGTTTTGAGGTGTTATacccttatttatttttaccccGCCAGTATGcaacataaaattttatatctgtATAACGTAATTGATGAAAGCTCCTCATAGAACCACTTGATGTTTAGGATAATCATGCTAGAGAATGCCTTGCATACATAACCTTTAAGCTTTGATTGTACAGGTTTTTATATCATATGGAAGGAAATCTAATGGAGAACTTTTGCTTTCATATGGATTTGTTCCTAAAGAAGGGACCAATCCAAGCGATTCAGTTGAAGTGTCATTGGCACTTAAGAAATCTGACAAATGTTACAAAGAGAAGGTGGAAGCTCTAAAGAAGCATCGATTATCAGCGTGAGTACTTTGGTTATATGGGGTGGTCCGCGTGACAGTGAATAGATACTTGAGTCATTTCTGAAAAAATGTAGAAACCTTCTCGCTATGGTTTCTTGTcataagtaaaaaagaaaagagcaaTGATGTTCATAGATTTTGATGTCTTTGttgttttatgtttaaaaaacaCTAACTTGCTTGACCTTGAACAGATCGGAATGTTTTCCAGTACAAGTTACTGGTTGGCCACTGGAGTTGATGGCTTTTGCTTATCTAGTGGTCAGTCCACCTAGCATGAGCAGACAGTTTGAAGAGGTGCGATAAATCTCAACTTTGCAAGTTAGGAAACTTGAAATACATTCTTTAATTGGGAAAGAAAGTCTAAAACCAAGTCTATTACAGATGGCTGCTGCTGCATCAAATAAGGCAACATCAAAGAAAGATATCAAGTATCCAGAAATAGAAGAAGATGCATTGCAATTTATTCTCGATAGTTGTGAATCTAGCATATCAAAGTATTCCAAATTCCTTCAGGTAGTAAATTACTTCACTCAGTACTACTGTCCTATAATCACACCAACATGGATACCGGCATGTGATGTTGCTTCCTTTAGCCATCATGTGGTCCtagagaaaaagaaacaagagagcttttaaagggATTGAAAATGATTTTGTATATTTGAGGAGCTTTTTGTTTCTAGTTAGCTTTTGGTGCAGCTAAGGCAATCCTGTTGTCTAGAATATAATGTGTCATCTGTAGAGGACCAAATTCTTGTGTGTATCCTCAGCTTTTTTGTTTATGGCTTGTATACAGGAATTGTTTCACTAATCACTGTGGCATGGTTGTAGAGATGATATAGAGAGGTGTACCTTTTTTGTCTGCATCTACtgtttgtataaatttgttCCCTTGCATATACCTAAGCTAATAGACTAtcagtcttttttttttgataaccatGGTGTCGGGACAACTTTTatgcacctcgactaattccatgGATACCTATAACATTTCACCAACAAAAGGTACCATAACTTTGTCCACCAAGGTTTAGGACAAATatgaagaaatcacctagtacTTTCTGTCTATGCCGGATTTGAACCTGAGACCTCATGGTTCTCAATTCATTTCATTGACGATTAGGCCACACCCTTTGGGTGCTTTAACTATCAAATCTTCTTGTGACAGGCAAGTGGAGAAATGGATCTCGATGTAACAAACCCAAAGCAACTAAACAGAAGAGTGTTTCTGAAACAGCTAGCAGTTGACCTGTGTACAAGTGAGCGAAGGATACTCTATCGTAGCCAATATGTAAGTACAGACTCTGTTTCACATTCCAAATTACTAATAACTCTCCATAACAAGTAGTTGATTGCACTGTCAGTCTCTGCTTCATTTGCGACAGCTTAATGATCTCATGACGCCATCTTTTAATGAAACATAGTAGGATAGGCATATGTTTGTGTTTTGCATAAATCCTAACTTGCTGTAATTCAATTTATTGTTTATGCTTGCAAAGTGATTAATCAATCTTTTCAATTCTGAGCTTTTGTGACATGATACCAGATATTGAGGAGAAGATTGAGGGACATAAGGAGTGGAGAATTGAGGGCTCTGAATTTATTTGATGGACTTAAGAACcttttcaaatgacttaaagAATGACTCTTCCTGGATTTTGAAATTGTTTCCAAGAAAGTTTGCCACTTTCTCAATGATCAATTCTACAACACAAGTTGGAGTTTCCTGAAAATGTCTGCTCTCAGTGTATAATTTGCTATTCTACCTTCCAGCTTAATTAGTTTCAAGATTATTTGTTATCTCCAAACTTTTTGCTTACTGTTATGACCGGTTTGATGTTGCCATGTGTCTATTTCTTTTTAGCACCAAAAAGTGgattttttactctttttttttctctgtgTTTGgtacataagaaaaaaatattattctaaaagTATGTGTCATAATCTTGACAAATAATATGAGAAGTTGGGTGGGGATGGGTGAAGATGAGGTATGTTGAAGGGTAAGACGATACAATAAATATGCAAT contains these protein-coding regions:
- the LOC107026064 gene encoding ribulose-1,5 bisphosphate carboxylase/oxygenase large subunit N-methyltransferase, chloroplastic isoform X2, giving the protein MLEKEDLLLTTILGKGKGCFLFLLHLSSLLIRCQKWSNSDAGDVLKQYNVPDWPFIATYLISEASLMKSSRWSNYISALPRQPYSLLYWTQSELDRYLEASQIRQRAVERINNVIGTYNDLRLRIFSKHPDLFPEEIFNIETFNWSFGILFSRLVRLPSMDGRVALVPWADMLNHNCEVETFLDYDKSSQGIVFTTDRAYLPGEQVFISYGRKSNGELLLSYGFVPKEGTNPSDSVEVSLALKKSDKCYKEKVEALKKHRLSASECFPVQVTGWPLELMAFAYLVVSPPSMSRQFEEMAAAASNKATSKKDIKYPEIEEDALQFILDSCESSISKYSKFLQASGEMDLDVTNPKQLNRRVFLKQLAVDLCTSERRILYRSQYILRRRLRDIRSGELRALNLFDGLKNLFK
- the LOC107026064 gene encoding ribulose-1,5 bisphosphate carboxylase/oxygenase large subunit N-methyltransferase, chloroplastic isoform X1 — its product is MAEVTKILQSVLLPPFYHKLDGTTNSHFRLHRRNRHNISIRCSSISTTETNKSTKTQNIPWGCETDSIENASNLQKWLTESGLPAQKLDLQRVDVGERGLVANNNIRKGERLLFVPPSLVITADSKWSNSDAGDVLKQYNVPDWPFIATYLISEASLMKSSRWSNYISALPRQPYSLLYWTQSELDRYLEASQIRQRAVERINNVIGTYNDLRLRIFSKHPDLFPEEIFNIETFNWSFGILFSRLVRLPSMDGRVALVPWADMLNHNCEVETFLDYDKSSQGIVFTTDRAYLPGEQVFISYGRKSNGELLLSYGFVPKEGTNPSDSVEVSLALKKSDKCYKEKVEALKKHRLSASECFPVQVTGWPLELMAFAYLVVSPPSMSRQFEEMAAAASNKATSKKDIKYPEIEEDALQFILDSCESSISKYSKFLQASGEMDLDVTNPKQLNRRVFLKQLAVDLCTSERRILYRSQYILRRRLRDIRSGELRALNLFDGLKNLFK